The window CGCCGCAACTCCTCACCCTCGGACGAGGTGAACAGGTGGTCGGATTGTTGCATGGCCTTCTGGAGGCGGCGGGTGCAGAGGTAATTGGCGCGCCCCTTGAGCATGGTGAAGGTGAACTGCGCGGGGCGCAGAGCCTGTTCAAGCGTCGGCAGGTCCTTCAGGGTAAGCTGCTCTTGCAAGTTAATCGTGTGCGTCGAGACAATGGCTTTCTTCTTCTGCTTGAGCGCAAAGAGGATGGCCGGCGCCAGATACGCCAGGCTCTTGCCGACCCCGGTCCCCGCTTCCACTGCCAGGTGCTGGCGGCCTTCCAAAGCTCGCGCAATTGCCACCGCCATCTGTTGTTGCTGCGGACGGAACTCGAAGTTGCTCGAACGCGACAGAACCCCCGAGGGCGAGAAGAGCTGCGAGACCTGCTGGACCATCTCGAGATCGGACCCGGTGGGTTGGAATTCAATGGCGCTGATCATGTGATGAGACTGGTCCTCAACGGTACGGCCCCGGAATTTACCCGGAGCAGAAGCGACCGGCCAACTTATTCTCTAGCTGTAATCTTCTGGGAAACCTGGTTTTTGACGATGCAATTAGCCGCCAACACCCCGCGCCAATTCGTATTGGGATAGATGACCGAGCCCCGCCCGATAATCGACCCGGGGTTTAGCACGGCGTTGCAGCCAATTTCCGCTTTGTCTCCGATGAGCGCCCCAAATTTCCTCAAGCCCGTATCCAACCGTTTCCCGTTGATTTCAACGAAAATATTACCCGGGACCAGTTTTAAATTCGAAATCTTCACCCCGGCGCCCAGATGTGTCTTGCAGCCGAGAATAGAATCCCCGATATAATTGAAATGCGGGGCAACTGCCTGGTTGAAGAGCACGGAGTTTTTGAGTTCGGACGAATTACCAATGATGCAATTGTCGCCGATAATCACTTGCTCGCGGATGTAGGCATTATGGCGAACCTCACAATTTCTCCCAATAATAGCCGGCCCCTTGATCATGACGCCGTCCTCGACAACCGTGCCCTCGCCGATAAACACATGCTCGCCCACATAGGCCACACCCTTACAACGATTGTGCAACCCGGGGCGAAGATTAGCCGAGAGATAGCCCCGAATCCTCTCCAAGGCATCCCAAGCATACTCGCACCCAGCGAACAGGGCGGCGTGCTCGGTTTGGTTCAGATCAAATAACTCGGCTGGCGCACACATGCCGGCAGCTTAAGATATGAGCGGAATGCGGCCAGTTTATTTTGATTATAATGCCACCACCCCCCTGGACCCCAAGGTGCGCCAGGCCATGCTCCCCTTCTTGACCGAGATTTGGGGCAATCCTTCCAGCATCCACCAAATCGGACGGCAGGCGCGGGCCCAATTGGATGAGGCCCGGGAACGAGCCGCTGTGGTGTTAGGCTGCAAACCAAGCGAGGTGGTGTTTACTAGCGGTGGAACTGAAAGCGCCAATCTGGCGGTTTTTGGCGCAACTCGCCTTCTCAAGCCAAAGGGACGCCATATCATTACGTCGGCCGTGGAACATCACGCGGTCCTTCACTGCTGCGAGTACCTCGCGCGAAAAGAGGGTTTCGATGTCACCTGTCTTCCGGTTAACCGGCAGGGCAGGGTCTCGGTTGAATCGCTCCAGGCCGCCATTCGCCCGGACACAATCCTGGTCTCCATCATGCCGGCCAATAACGAGATCGGCACTATTCAACCCGTTAGTGACTTGGGCGTGGTTTGCAGACAATACGGTGTCATTTTTCATACGGACGCGGTGCAATGGTTTGGTAAAGAACCGTTCCAGAGCATCCATCAATTCAACGCAGACCTGGTCTCCATCTGCGGGCATAAATTTCATGGTCCAAAAGGCGCCGGGGCTTTATTCATTCGGTCCCCACTGCGCCTTGAACCCATCGTCTTTGGAGGCAGCCATGAAAATGAACGCCGGGCAGGAACCGAGAATCTGGCCGGAATCGTTGGGTTCGTCGAAGCCTTGGAGCTTTTTGTTAGAACACCCGTTTTCAACCGAACACAGCTTGAACCTTTGTCAAACCGATTGCGCGAATTGATTCAGCGAATTCCGGGAGCGCAACTGGCAGGTTCGTCCCATGATTGCCTTTCAAACACTGTGGCGTTCCTTGTGAAGGGCTCAGACAGCATCGCCTTACTGGCTGGGCTGGATATGGAAAATATCTGCGCGTCAAGTGGCTCAGCCTGTTCAGCGGGTTCATTGGAACCCTCTCACGTCATCGCTGCGTTAGGGTTCGAGCCGGCCCTGGCAAATTCTCTGGTGCGCTTTTCTCTTGGAAGAGGAACAACGGCGGAAGAAATTGCATACGCCGAAGATATACTGCCCGAGGTGATCTCCCGCGCACAACATGTTGGATAACCGCCAGATGGGCTGTAAATGAATTGTGAACAGCGTGAATAAGAGGCACATTGCCTGCTTGCTTCACAACCGGTCCCGTTCACGCATGGTTTTCAGCGCTGACGTAAGTCGTTGCGCCACCCTTGACATGGAACGTTGTTTGCCTTATTCACACCCCTTAATACGGATAAGAATCAGGTACAAAAAGAAACATATTATCCAATGAATCTGACCATATCGAAGGAGCAAATCATCAATGGGCTGCAAGCCGTGCAGAACGTGGTCAGCACACGCACAACTCTGCCAATCCTTTCCAATGTCCTGTTGCGCGCGGAAGGCGAGCGGCTTGAATTGACTGCCACAGACCTCGACGTCACTAT of the Verrucomicrobiia bacterium genome contains:
- a CDS encoding UDP-N-acetylglucosamine diphosphorylase, producing the protein MCAPAELFDLNQTEHAALFAGCEYAWDALERIRGYLSANLRPGLHNRCKGVAYVGEHVFIGEGTVVEDGVMIKGPAIIGRNCEVRHNAYIREQVIIGDNCIIGNSSELKNSVLFNQAVAPHFNYIGDSILGCKTHLGAGVKISNLKLVPGNIFVEINGKRLDTGLRKFGALIGDKAEIGCNAVLNPGSIIGRGSVIYPNTNWRGVLAANCIVKNQVSQKITARE
- a CDS encoding cysteine desulfurase family protein; amino-acid sequence: MSGMRPVYFDYNATTPLDPKVRQAMLPFLTEIWGNPSSIHQIGRQARAQLDEARERAAVVLGCKPSEVVFTSGGTESANLAVFGATRLLKPKGRHIITSAVEHHAVLHCCEYLARKEGFDVTCLPVNRQGRVSVESLQAAIRPDTILVSIMPANNEIGTIQPVSDLGVVCRQYGVIFHTDAVQWFGKEPFQSIHQFNADLVSICGHKFHGPKGAGALFIRSPLRLEPIVFGGSHENERRAGTENLAGIVGFVEALELFVRTPVFNRTQLEPLSNRLRELIQRIPGAQLAGSSHDCLSNTVAFLVKGSDSIALLAGLDMENICASSGSACSAGSLEPSHVIAALGFEPALANSLVRFSLGRGTTAEEIAYAEDILPEVISRAQHVG